A window of the Gossypium hirsutum isolate 1008001.06 chromosome A05, Gossypium_hirsutum_v2.1, whole genome shotgun sequence genome harbors these coding sequences:
- the LOC107960346 gene encoding very-long-chain aldehyde decarbonylase CER1, whose product MPYSYLSMASKPGILTDWPWKPLGSFKYILLVPLITEHIYSFMEKDEDIDVSKLVLFPFMLWRMLHNQLWISLSRYLTAKGTNKIVDKGIEFDQVDRERDWDDQIMFNAILFYWGNKYVPGGSHLPFWRLDGVIITMLLHAGPVEFLYYWLHRALHHHYLYSRYHSHHHSSIVTEPITSVIHPFAEHIAYFLLFAIPILTTVLTGTVSIVALAAYITYLDFMNNMGHCNFELIPSWLFTLIPPLKYIIYTPSFHSLHHVQFRTNYSLFMPFYDYIYGTMDKSSDTLYEKSLRRKEESPHVVHLTHLTTPESIYHLRLGFASFASKPYTPSTWHMWLLWPVTLCSMMLTWIYCFTFVVESNRFHNIRLQTWTIPKYNIQYRSKSQKQSTNNLIEEAILEAEEKGVRVLSLGLMNQAEELNMYGGVFIQKHPQLKVKLVDGSSLAVAVVLNSIPKGTTQVVLRGKLTKVACALAFTLCQKRIQVSVLREDEYEKLDKLLGTKSEGKLVLSKSYTCKTWLVGDGLSEVEQKKASKGTLFIPFSQFPPKKLRTDCFYHTTPAMQTPLAFENVDSCENWLPRRVMSVWRIAGLVHALEGWEEHECGYTTSNIEKVWEATVKHGFQPLRVPTHLNS is encoded by the exons ATGCCATATAGCTACTTAAGCATGGCTTCTAAACCAGGAATCCTCACTGACTGGCCATGGAAGCCTCTTGGAAGCTTTAAG TATATACTCCTAGTTCCTTTGATAACGGAACACATATACTCGTTTATGGAGAAGGATGAAGATATAGACGTGTCCAAGCTGGTATTATTCCCATTTATGTTATGGAGAATGCTTCATAACCAGCTATGGATTAGCCTTTCTCGTTATCTAACTGCCAAAGGCACCAACAAGATTGTGGACAAGGGCATTGAATTTGACCAAGTGGACAGGGAGAGAGACTG GGATGATCAAATAATGTTCAATGCAATCCTGTTTTACTGGGGCAACAAATACGTTCCAGGAGGTTCACACTTACCCTTTTGGAGATTGGATGGTGTGATTATAACCATGTTGCTCCATGCCGGCCCTGTGGAGTTCCTTTATTACTGGCTTCATAGAGCACTGCATCACCATTATCTTTACTCTCGATACCATTCTCATCATCATTCCTCCATTGTCACTGAGCCTATTACTT CTGTGATTCATCCATTTGCAGAGCACATTGCATACTTCCTCCTGTTTGCAATACCCATCTTGACAACGGTGCTAACTGGTACTGTCTCCATTGTTGCCCTAGCTGCTTACATTACTTACCTGGACTTTATGAACAATATGGGCCACTGCAATTTCGAGCTTATTCCTAGCTGGCTCTTCACCCTTATCCCTCCTCTCAAGTACATCATTTATACTCCATC GTTTCATTCGCTGCACCACGTACAGTTTAGAACCAATTACTCGTTGTTTATGCCATTTTATGATTACATCTATGGCACAATGGACAAATCTAGTGATACCTTATATGAAAAATCACTGAGAAGGAAAGAAGAATCACCCCATGTGGTGCATCTAACGCACCTAACCACACCCGAGTCTATTTATCATCTCCGACTTGGATTTGCCTCTTTCGCTTCTAAACCGTACACACCATCAACTTGGCACATGTGGCTTCTTTGGCCTGTCACACTGTGTTCAATGATGCTTACCTGGATATATTGTTTCACTTTTGTTGTCGAAAGCAATCGGTTTCATAATATCAGACTACAGACCTGGACTATACCCAAGTACAACATACAG TACCGCTCGAAATCACAAAAACAATCGACCAATAACTTGATTGAAGAAGCCATATTAGAGGCAGAGGAAAAAGGTGTTAGAGTGTTGAGTCTAGGCCTCATGAACCAG GCTGAAGAGCTGAACATGTATGGTGGGGTGTTTATACAAAAACATCCCCAGCTTAAAGTGAAGTTGGTAGATGGGAGTAGCTTGGCAGTTGCAGTTGTGTTAAATAGCATACCCAAGGGAACTACACAAGTAGTCCTTAGAGGCAAGCTGACTAAAGTTGCTTGTGCTCTTGCCTTTACGCTATGCCAAAAGCGCATTCAA GTCTCTGTATTACGTGAGGATGAATATGAAAAGCTTGATAAATTACTTGGCACCAAGTCTGAGGGTAAATTGGTTCTCTCAAAAAGTTACACTTGTAAG ACATGGTTAGTTGGAGATGGATTGAGTGAAGTAGAACAAAAGAAAGCAAGCAAAGGAACTCTATTTATTCCCTTCTCGCAATTCCCACCAAAGAAGTTGAGGACGGACTGCTTCTATCATACCACACCGGCTATGCAAACTCCGTTGGCCTTTGAGAATGTGGATTCTTGTGAG AACTGGTTGCCGAGGAGGGTGATGAGCGTATGGCGTATAGCTGGGTTAGTACATGCACTGGAAGGATGGGAGGAACATGAATGTGGTTACACCACGTCAAACATTGAAAAAGTCTGGGAAGCAACTGTCAAGCATGGATTTCAGCCTCTAAGGGTCCCTACTCATTTAAACTCCTAG